In the genome of Cuculus canorus isolate bCucCan1 chromosome 28, bCucCan1.pri, whole genome shotgun sequence, one region contains:
- the LOC104057075 gene encoding dual specificity protein kinase CLK2 isoform X2, which translates to MPHSRRYRSSERSSRGSYHERYRSRKHKRRRTRSRSSSSERDRRHRREDSYHVRSRSYDDHSTDRRAYDRRYCDSYRRNDYSRERGEAYYEPDYHHSYEYRRSRDREGSYRSCKSSRRKHRRRRRRSRSFSRSSSRSRQSSRRAKSVEDDDEGHLIYRVGDWLQERYEIISTLGEGTFGRVVQCIDHRRGGARVALKIIKNVEKYKEAARLEINVLEKINEKDPENTNLCVRMFDWFDYHGHMCISFELLGLSTFDFLKDNNYLPYPIHQVRHMAYQVCQAVKFLHDNKLTHTDLKPENILFVNSDYELSYNLEKKRDERSVKSTSIRVVDFGSATFDHEHHSTIVSTRHYRAPEVILELGWSQPCDVWSIGCIIFEYYVGFTLFQTHDNREHLAMMERILGPIPSRMIRKTRKQKYFYHGRLDWDENTSAGRYVRENCKPLRRYLTSEAEDHHRLFDLIESMLEYEPSKRITLSEALKHPFFDVLEMEPSTKLWDSSRDISR; encoded by the exons ATGCCTCACTCTCGGAGGTACCGCTCGTCGGAGCGCAGCAGCCGGGGCAGCTACCACGAGCGCTACAGAAGTCGCAAGCACAAGAGACGGCGGACACGGTCACGATCGAGCAGCAGCGAGCGTGACCGTCGGCACCGTCGGGAAGACAGTTACCACGTTCGATCCAGGAG CTACGATGACCACTCAACTGACCGAAGGGCCTACGACCGGCGTTACTGTGACAGCTATCGGAGGAACGATTACAGCCGCGAGCGAGGGGAAGCCTACTATGAACCTGACTACCATCATTCCTACGAATACCGGCGCTCCCGGGACCGTGAGGGCAGCTACCGGAGCTGCAAAAGCAGCCGGCGTAAGCACAGGCGGAGGCGGCGCCGCAGCCGGTCCTTTAGTCGCTCCTCATCG CGGAGTcgacagagcagcagaagggcCAAGAGTGTGGAGGACGACGACGAGGGGCATCTGATCTATCGCGTCGGCGActggctacaagaaagat ATGAGATTATTAGCACCTTAGGGGAAGGCACGTTCGGCAGAGTGGTGCAGTGCATCGATCACCGGAG GGGTGGTGCACGTGTCGCTCTCAAAATCATTAAAAACGTCGAGAAATACAAAGAGGCTGCTCGACTGGAGATTAATGTGCTAGAGAAAATCAACGAGAAGGACCCGGAGAATACAAA TCTGTGTGTCAGGATGTTTGACTGGTTTGACTACCACGGCCACATGTGCATCTCCTTCGAGctgctggggctcagcaccttTGATTTCCTGAAGGACAACAACTACCTGCCTTACCCCATCCACCAAGTGCGGCACATGGCCTACCAAGTGTGCCAGGCCGTGAAAT TTCTGCACGACAATAAACTCACTCACACGGACCTCAAGCCGGAGAACATCCTCTTTGTCAACTCTGACTATGAGCTCTCCTACAACCTGGAGAAG AAACGGGATGAGCGGAGTGTGAAGAGCACATCCATCAGAGTGGTGGACTTTGGCAGTGCCACGTTTGATCACGAGCATCACAGCACAATTGTCTCCACCAGGCATTACCGGGCCCCAGAAGTCATCCTAG AGCTCGGCTGGAGCCAGCCCTGTGATGTGTGGAGCATCGGCTGCATCATCTTTGAGTATTATGTGGGTTTCACCCTGTTCCAG ACACATGACAACCGGGAGCACCTGGCCATGATGGAGAGGATCTTGGGGCCAATTCCTTCTCGGATGATCCGGAAGACGAG GAAACAGAAGTATTTCTACCATGGCCGCCTGGACTGGGACGAGAACACCTCTGCTGGCCGCTATGTTAGGGAAAACTGCAAACCACTGCGG cGATACCTGACCTCCGAGGCTGAGGACCACCACCGCCTTTTCGACCTCATCGAGAGCATGCTGGAGTACGAGCCTTCCAAACGAATCACCCTCTCCGAAGCCCTCAAGCACCCGTTCTTCGACGTGCTGGAGATGGAGCCAAGCACAAAGCTGTGGGACTCTAGCCGTGACATCAGCCGGTGA
- the LOC104057075 gene encoding secretory carrier-associated membrane protein 3 isoform X3, with protein sequence MAQRGGPAVLPDNPFQDPAMLQPHSNPDPTTLDAYNPFGNGPPPPYQAPPPAPAPPRKASPTEPRNYGSYGTQASAAAATAELLKRQEELNRKAEELDRRERELQNAALGGSARPNNWPPLPSFCPVKPCFYQDIPVEIPADFQKTVSTMYYLWMASTIALFLNFLSSLAWFCVEPSSGSGFGLSILWALLYTPCSFVCWYRPMYKAFRSDSSFNFFVFFFVFFAQNVMYVLQAIGIPNWGFCGWILSLIALRQNTAVAVMMILVSLVFTAVAVLGIIMLKKIHSLYRRTGASFQKAQEEFAAGVFSNQAVRTAAANAAAGAATNAFRAP encoded by the exons ATGGCCCAGCGCGGTGGTCCCGCTGTGCTCCCGGACAACCCCTTCCAG GACCCCGCGATGCTGCAGCCCCACTCGAACCCTGATCCCACCACGTTGGACGCCTACAACCCCTTTGGGAATGGCCCG CCGCCACCGTACCAGGCTCCGCCACCGGCCCCCGCACCCCCGCGGAAAGCCAGCCCCACTGAGCCCCGCAACTACGGCTCCTATGGCACGCAG GCCTCGGCAGCTGCCGCCACGGCAGAGCTGCTGAAGCGGCAGGAGGAGCTGAACCGGAAAGCAGAGGAGCTGGACCGAAGGGAACGGGAGCTGCAGAATGCGGCCCTTGGCGGTTCGG cGAGGCCCAACAACTGGCCCCCGCTGCCGTCCTTCTGCCCCGTGAAGCCTTGCTTCTACCAGGATATCCCTGTGGAAATCCCTGCCGACTTCCAGAAGACGGTTTCTACCATGTATTACCTCTGGATGG CCAGCACCATTGCGCTCTTCCTGAACTTCTTGTCCTCGCTGGCCTGGTTCTGTGTGGAACCCTCGTCTGGTTCTGGGTTTGGCCTCTCCATTCTCTGGGCTCTCCTTTACACACCCTGCTCCTTTGTCTGCTGGTATAGGCCCATGTACAAAGCTTTCAG GAGCGACAGTTCCTTCAActtctttgtcttcttcttCGTCTTCTTTGCCCAGAACGTGATGTACGTGCTGCAGGCAATTGGAATTCCAAACTGGGGCTTCTG TGGCTGGATATTGAGCCTGATAGCGCTGCGCCAGAACACAGCTGTGGCTGTAATGATGATCCTAGTGTCCTTGGTCTTCACTGCAGTGGCTGTGTTGGGCATTATTATGCTGAAAAAG ATCCACTCTCTGTACCGCCGGACAGGCGCCAGCTTCCAGAAAGCACAGGAGGAATTTGCTGCAGGGGTGTTCTCCAACCAAGCTGTGCGCACCGCAGCGGCCAACGCTGCCGCCGGTGCTGCCACCAATGCCTTCCGGGCACCATAG
- the LOC104057075 gene encoding dual specificity protein kinase CLK2 isoform X1, producing the protein MPHSRRYRSSERSSRGSYHERYRSRKHKRRRTRSRSSSSERDRRHRREDSYHVRSRSYDDHSTDRRAYDRRYCDSYRRNDYSRERGEAYYEPDYHHSYEYRRSRDREGSYRSCKSSRRKHRRRRRRSRSFSRSSSQRSRQSSRRAKSVEDDDEGHLIYRVGDWLQERYEIISTLGEGTFGRVVQCIDHRRGGARVALKIIKNVEKYKEAARLEINVLEKINEKDPENTNLCVRMFDWFDYHGHMCISFELLGLSTFDFLKDNNYLPYPIHQVRHMAYQVCQAVKFLHDNKLTHTDLKPENILFVNSDYELSYNLEKKRDERSVKSTSIRVVDFGSATFDHEHHSTIVSTRHYRAPEVILELGWSQPCDVWSIGCIIFEYYVGFTLFQTHDNREHLAMMERILGPIPSRMIRKTRKQKYFYHGRLDWDENTSAGRYVRENCKPLRRYLTSEAEDHHRLFDLIESMLEYEPSKRITLSEALKHPFFDVLEMEPSTKLWDSSRDISR; encoded by the exons ATGCCTCACTCTCGGAGGTACCGCTCGTCGGAGCGCAGCAGCCGGGGCAGCTACCACGAGCGCTACAGAAGTCGCAAGCACAAGAGACGGCGGACACGGTCACGATCGAGCAGCAGCGAGCGTGACCGTCGGCACCGTCGGGAAGACAGTTACCACGTTCGATCCAGGAG CTACGATGACCACTCAACTGACCGAAGGGCCTACGACCGGCGTTACTGTGACAGCTATCGGAGGAACGATTACAGCCGCGAGCGAGGGGAAGCCTACTATGAACCTGACTACCATCATTCCTACGAATACCGGCGCTCCCGGGACCGTGAGGGCAGCTACCGGAGCTGCAAAAGCAGCCGGCGTAAGCACAGGCGGAGGCGGCGCCGCAGCCGGTCCTTTAGTCGCTCCTCATCG CAGCGGAGTcgacagagcagcagaagggcCAAGAGTGTGGAGGACGACGACGAGGGGCATCTGATCTATCGCGTCGGCGActggctacaagaaagat ATGAGATTATTAGCACCTTAGGGGAAGGCACGTTCGGCAGAGTGGTGCAGTGCATCGATCACCGGAG GGGTGGTGCACGTGTCGCTCTCAAAATCATTAAAAACGTCGAGAAATACAAAGAGGCTGCTCGACTGGAGATTAATGTGCTAGAGAAAATCAACGAGAAGGACCCGGAGAATACAAA TCTGTGTGTCAGGATGTTTGACTGGTTTGACTACCACGGCCACATGTGCATCTCCTTCGAGctgctggggctcagcaccttTGATTTCCTGAAGGACAACAACTACCTGCCTTACCCCATCCACCAAGTGCGGCACATGGCCTACCAAGTGTGCCAGGCCGTGAAAT TTCTGCACGACAATAAACTCACTCACACGGACCTCAAGCCGGAGAACATCCTCTTTGTCAACTCTGACTATGAGCTCTCCTACAACCTGGAGAAG AAACGGGATGAGCGGAGTGTGAAGAGCACATCCATCAGAGTGGTGGACTTTGGCAGTGCCACGTTTGATCACGAGCATCACAGCACAATTGTCTCCACCAGGCATTACCGGGCCCCAGAAGTCATCCTAG AGCTCGGCTGGAGCCAGCCCTGTGATGTGTGGAGCATCGGCTGCATCATCTTTGAGTATTATGTGGGTTTCACCCTGTTCCAG ACACATGACAACCGGGAGCACCTGGCCATGATGGAGAGGATCTTGGGGCCAATTCCTTCTCGGATGATCCGGAAGACGAG GAAACAGAAGTATTTCTACCATGGCCGCCTGGACTGGGACGAGAACACCTCTGCTGGCCGCTATGTTAGGGAAAACTGCAAACCACTGCGG cGATACCTGACCTCCGAGGCTGAGGACCACCACCGCCTTTTCGACCTCATCGAGAGCATGCTGGAGTACGAGCCTTCCAAACGAATCACCCTCTCCGAAGCCCTCAAGCACCCGTTCTTCGACGTGCTGGAGATGGAGCCAAGCACAAAGCTGTGGGACTCTAGCCGTGACATCAGCCGGTGA
- the LOC104057075 gene encoding dual specificity protein kinase CLK2 isoform X4 — translation MPHSRRYRSSERSSRGSYHERYRSRKHKRRRTRSRSSSSERDRRHRREDSYHVRSRSYDDHSTDRRAYDRRYCDSYRRNDYSRERGEAYYEPDYHHSYEYRRSRDREGSYRSCKSSRRKHRRRRRRSRSFSRSSSQRSRQSSRRAKSVEDDDEGHLIYRVGDWLQERYEIISTLGEGTFGRVVQCIDHRRGGARVALKIIKNVEKYKEAARLEINVLEKINEKDPENTNLCVRMFDWFDYHGHMCISFELLGLSTFDFLKDNNYLPYPIHQVRHMAYQVCQAVKFLHDNKLTHTDLKPENILFVNSDYELSYNLEKKRDERSVKSTSIRVVDFGSATFDHEHHSTIVSTRHYRAPEVILELGWSQPCDVWSIGCIIFEYYVGFTLFQTHDNREHLAMMERILGPIPSRMIRKTRKQKYFYHGRLDWDENTSAGRYVRENCKPLRDPAMLQPHSNPDPTTLDAYNPFGNGPPPPYQAPPPAPAPPRKASPTEPRNYGSYGTQASAAAATAELLKRQEELNRKAEELDRRERELQNAALGGSARPNNWPPLPSFCPVKPCFYQDIPVEIPADFQKTVSTMYYLWMASTIALFLNFLSSLAWFCVEPSSGSGFGLSILWALLYTPCSFVCWYRPMYKAFRSDSSFNFFVFFFVFFAQNVMYVLQAIGIPNWGFCGWILSLIALRQNTAVAVMMILVSLVFTAVAVLGIIMLKKIHSLYRRTGASFQKAQEEFAAGVFSNQAVRTAAANAAAGAATNAFRAP, via the exons ATGCCTCACTCTCGGAGGTACCGCTCGTCGGAGCGCAGCAGCCGGGGCAGCTACCACGAGCGCTACAGAAGTCGCAAGCACAAGAGACGGCGGACACGGTCACGATCGAGCAGCAGCGAGCGTGACCGTCGGCACCGTCGGGAAGACAGTTACCACGTTCGATCCAGGAG CTACGATGACCACTCAACTGACCGAAGGGCCTACGACCGGCGTTACTGTGACAGCTATCGGAGGAACGATTACAGCCGCGAGCGAGGGGAAGCCTACTATGAACCTGACTACCATCATTCCTACGAATACCGGCGCTCCCGGGACCGTGAGGGCAGCTACCGGAGCTGCAAAAGCAGCCGGCGTAAGCACAGGCGGAGGCGGCGCCGCAGCCGGTCCTTTAGTCGCTCCTCATCG CAGCGGAGTcgacagagcagcagaagggcCAAGAGTGTGGAGGACGACGACGAGGGGCATCTGATCTATCGCGTCGGCGActggctacaagaaagat ATGAGATTATTAGCACCTTAGGGGAAGGCACGTTCGGCAGAGTGGTGCAGTGCATCGATCACCGGAG GGGTGGTGCACGTGTCGCTCTCAAAATCATTAAAAACGTCGAGAAATACAAAGAGGCTGCTCGACTGGAGATTAATGTGCTAGAGAAAATCAACGAGAAGGACCCGGAGAATACAAA TCTGTGTGTCAGGATGTTTGACTGGTTTGACTACCACGGCCACATGTGCATCTCCTTCGAGctgctggggctcagcaccttTGATTTCCTGAAGGACAACAACTACCTGCCTTACCCCATCCACCAAGTGCGGCACATGGCCTACCAAGTGTGCCAGGCCGTGAAAT TTCTGCACGACAATAAACTCACTCACACGGACCTCAAGCCGGAGAACATCCTCTTTGTCAACTCTGACTATGAGCTCTCCTACAACCTGGAGAAG AAACGGGATGAGCGGAGTGTGAAGAGCACATCCATCAGAGTGGTGGACTTTGGCAGTGCCACGTTTGATCACGAGCATCACAGCACAATTGTCTCCACCAGGCATTACCGGGCCCCAGAAGTCATCCTAG AGCTCGGCTGGAGCCAGCCCTGTGATGTGTGGAGCATCGGCTGCATCATCTTTGAGTATTATGTGGGTTTCACCCTGTTCCAG ACACATGACAACCGGGAGCACCTGGCCATGATGGAGAGGATCTTGGGGCCAATTCCTTCTCGGATGATCCGGAAGACGAG GAAACAGAAGTATTTCTACCATGGCCGCCTGGACTGGGACGAGAACACCTCTGCTGGCCGCTATGTTAGGGAAAACTGCAAACCACTGCGG GACCCCGCGATGCTGCAGCCCCACTCGAACCCTGATCCCACCACGTTGGACGCCTACAACCCCTTTGGGAATGGCCCG CCGCCACCGTACCAGGCTCCGCCACCGGCCCCCGCACCCCCGCGGAAAGCCAGCCCCACTGAGCCCCGCAACTACGGCTCCTATGGCACGCAG GCCTCGGCAGCTGCCGCCACGGCAGAGCTGCTGAAGCGGCAGGAGGAGCTGAACCGGAAAGCAGAGGAGCTGGACCGAAGGGAACGGGAGCTGCAGAATGCGGCCCTTGGCGGTTCGG cGAGGCCCAACAACTGGCCCCCGCTGCCGTCCTTCTGCCCCGTGAAGCCTTGCTTCTACCAGGATATCCCTGTGGAAATCCCTGCCGACTTCCAGAAGACGGTTTCTACCATGTATTACCTCTGGATGG CCAGCACCATTGCGCTCTTCCTGAACTTCTTGTCCTCGCTGGCCTGGTTCTGTGTGGAACCCTCGTCTGGTTCTGGGTTTGGCCTCTCCATTCTCTGGGCTCTCCTTTACACACCCTGCTCCTTTGTCTGCTGGTATAGGCCCATGTACAAAGCTTTCAG GAGCGACAGTTCCTTCAActtctttgtcttcttcttCGTCTTCTTTGCCCAGAACGTGATGTACGTGCTGCAGGCAATTGGAATTCCAAACTGGGGCTTCTG TGGCTGGATATTGAGCCTGATAGCGCTGCGCCAGAACACAGCTGTGGCTGTAATGATGATCCTAGTGTCCTTGGTCTTCACTGCAGTGGCTGTGTTGGGCATTATTATGCTGAAAAAG ATCCACTCTCTGTACCGCCGGACAGGCGCCAGCTTCCAGAAAGCACAGGAGGAATTTGCTGCAGGGGTGTTCTCCAACCAAGCTGTGCGCACCGCAGCGGCCAACGCTGCCGCCGGTGCTGCCACCAATGCCTTCCGGGCACCATAG